One segment of Streptomyces roseifaciens DNA contains the following:
- a CDS encoding zf-HC2 domain-containing protein, translating into MSEAPGRGGPGRQDGNGASGPPRPPRIPLPRTAAEDTARWPEAAPAPAAEAAPIAPETAPMSHKVLKSLLGAWALAACSAEETTAVEAHLTDCATCADEAVRLREAVALLHPEDNLDLDPRLRSRVLASCLGRRPARVPLPSWVAPYDAETARLDALLRDFGEAEWQAQVRLQWFDGSRAVERDMTVAAVIAHLTASDGSVAATLGLPEPPEGEPEAAEGPPGAVRTEWRRQGHALIRSASFADGGAAELPVPYGQFALPLRDAFLDRAFECWIHAEDIAEAVDYPYRPPSPGHLHDLVDLTARMLPTAIADRRRAGLAPPPRALTAAGAPGRTLHLEVEGSGGGHWYLPLDSPAAGAAPEDEVAHVALDTLEFCRLAAGHVHPEEAAAGHTGDREAILDALYATASLSRM; encoded by the coding sequence GTGAGCGAGGCACCCGGCCGGGGCGGGCCCGGCCGTCAAGACGGAAACGGCGCTTCCGGTCCGCCCCGTCCGCCGCGCATACCGCTGCCCCGGACCGCCGCCGAGGACACCGCCCGGTGGCCGGAAGCCGCCCCCGCCCCTGCTGCCGAGGCGGCTCCGATCGCTCCCGAGACGGCCCCGATGTCGCACAAGGTACTCAAATCCCTCCTCGGCGCCTGGGCGCTCGCCGCCTGCTCCGCCGAGGAGACCACCGCCGTCGAGGCGCACCTGACCGACTGCGCCACCTGCGCGGACGAGGCCGTACGGCTGCGCGAAGCCGTCGCCCTGCTGCACCCGGAGGACAATCTGGACCTCGACCCGCGGCTGCGCTCCCGCGTGCTCGCCTCCTGCCTGGGCCGCCGCCCGGCCCGCGTCCCCCTGCCCTCCTGGGTCGCCCCCTACGACGCGGAGACCGCCCGGCTCGACGCCCTCCTGCGCGACTTCGGCGAGGCGGAGTGGCAGGCGCAGGTACGGCTCCAGTGGTTCGACGGCTCCCGGGCCGTGGAGCGCGACATGACGGTCGCCGCGGTCATCGCCCACCTCACGGCCTCCGACGGGTCCGTCGCCGCGACCCTGGGCCTCCCGGAGCCGCCGGAGGGGGAGCCGGAGGCCGCCGAGGGCCCGCCCGGCGCGGTGCGCACGGAGTGGCGGCGGCAGGGGCACGCACTGATACGGAGCGCGTCGTTCGCCGACGGCGGCGCCGCGGAACTGCCCGTCCCGTACGGACAGTTCGCCCTCCCCCTGCGCGATGCGTTCCTCGACCGGGCCTTCGAGTGCTGGATCCACGCGGAGGACATCGCCGAAGCCGTCGACTACCCCTACCGCCCGCCCTCGCCCGGCCACCTCCACGACCTGGTCGACCTGACCGCCCGCATGCTCCCTACGGCCATCGCCGACCGCCGCCGCGCCGGCCTCGCCCCGCCGCCGCGCGCCCTGACCGCGGCGGGCGCCCCGGGCCGCACGCTGCACCTGGAGGTCGAAGGCAGCGGCGGCGGCCACTGGTACCTCCCCCTCGACTCCCCCGCGGCCGGGGCCGCCCCGGAGGACGAGGTCGCCCACGTGGCCCTGGACACCCTGGAGTTCTGCCGCCTGGCGGCGGGCCACGTCCATCCGGAGGAGGCCGCAGCGGGCCACACGGGGGATCGTGAGGCCATCCTGGACGCCTTGTACGCGACGGCTTCGCTGTCGCGCATGTAG
- a CDS encoding metal-dependent transcriptional regulator, giving the protein MSGLIDTTEMYLRTILELEEEGVVPMRARIAERLDQSGPTVSQTVARMERDGLVSVAGDRHLELTEEGRRLATRVMRKHRLAECLLVDVIGLEWEQVHAEACRWEHVMSEAVERRVLELLRHPTESPYGNPIPGLEELGEKAEPDPLLNEDMVSLMDLDAGSDGKTVVVRRIGEPIQTDAQLMYSLRRAGVQPGAVVSVTDSAGGVIVGSSGEATELEPDIAAHVFVAKR; this is encoded by the coding sequence ATGTCCGGACTGATCGACACCACGGAGATGTATCTCCGCACCATTCTCGAGCTGGAGGAGGAGGGTGTGGTCCCCATGCGTGCCCGCATCGCCGAGCGGCTCGACCAGAGCGGGCCGACGGTCAGCCAGACCGTGGCCCGCATGGAGCGCGACGGCCTGGTGTCCGTCGCCGGCGACCGGCACTTGGAGCTCACCGAGGAGGGCCGCCGGCTGGCCACGCGCGTGATGCGCAAGCACCGCCTCGCCGAGTGCCTGCTGGTGGACGTGATCGGCCTGGAGTGGGAGCAGGTCCACGCCGAGGCCTGCCGCTGGGAGCACGTGATGAGCGAGGCGGTGGAGCGCCGCGTGCTGGAGCTGCTGCGCCACCCCACCGAGTCGCCGTACGGCAACCCCATCCCGGGCCTGGAGGAGCTGGGCGAGAAGGCCGAGCCGGACCCGCTGCTCAATGAGGACATGGTCAGCCTGATGGACCTGGACGCCGGGTCCGACGGCAAGACGGTGGTCGTACGCCGGATCGGCGAGCCGATCCAGACGGATGCCCAGCTGATGTATTCGCTGCGGCGCGCGGGCGTTCAGCCCGGTGCGGTGGTCAGCGTGACGGATTCGGCGGGCGGTGTGATCGTCGGCAGCAGCGGCGAGGCCACCGAGCTGGAGCCGGACATCGCGGCGCACGTCTTCGTCGCCAAGCGCTGA
- a CDS encoding alpha/beta fold hydrolase, whose amino-acid sequence MVRRIDVSGSGGVRLAAWEFADPPKHPCREGTGGPGAVLLLHGLMGRAAHWAETARWLSGRHRAVALDQRGHGRSERPADGPYTRDAYIADAQAAIESLDLAPAVLIGHAMGALTAWQLAARRPDLVRALVICDMRASALGAATQREWGEWFRSWPVPFATLADVRKWFAEGDPTLERPRPPRGDYYAEIMAERADGWRPAFSRRQMLQARETYAHDAHWEELALVQCPTLVVRGPDGELGRAEAQEMVRVLPRGTYAEIQDAGHLVHYDQPEGWRQAVEGFLESVLRT is encoded by the coding sequence ATGGTTCGGCGTATCGACGTGAGTGGGAGCGGCGGAGTGCGGCTCGCGGCCTGGGAGTTCGCCGATCCGCCCAAGCATCCCTGCCGGGAGGGGACGGGCGGTCCCGGCGCGGTGCTGCTGCTCCACGGTCTGATGGGCCGCGCCGCACACTGGGCCGAGACCGCCCGCTGGCTCTCCGGCCGCCACCGCGCGGTCGCCCTCGACCAGCGGGGCCACGGCCGCAGCGAGCGCCCCGCCGACGGCCCCTACACCCGCGACGCCTACATCGCCGACGCCCAGGCGGCGATCGAGAGCCTGGACCTGGCGCCCGCCGTCCTGATCGGCCACGCCATGGGCGCCCTGACCGCCTGGCAGCTCGCGGCCCGCCGCCCCGACCTCGTCCGGGCCCTGGTCATCTGCGACATGCGGGCCTCCGCCCTGGGAGCCGCCACGCAGCGGGAGTGGGGCGAGTGGTTCAGGTCCTGGCCGGTCCCCTTCGCCACGCTCGCGGACGTCCGCAAGTGGTTCGCCGAGGGCGACCCCACCCTGGAGCGCCCCCGCCCGCCCCGCGGGGACTACTACGCCGAGATCATGGCCGAGCGCGCCGACGGCTGGCGCCCGGCCTTCTCCCGCCGCCAGATGCTCCAGGCCCGCGAGACCTACGCCCACGACGCCCATTGGGAAGAGCTCGCCCTCGTCCAGTGCCCCACCCTCGTCGTCCGCGGCCCCGACGGCGAACTGGGCCGCGCCGAAGCCCAGGAAATGGTCCGCGTCCTGCCCCGCGGCACCTACGCCGAAATCCAGGACGCGGGCCACCTCGTCCACTACGACCAGCCGGAGGGCTGGCGACAGGCGGTGGAGGGGTTCCTGGAGTCGGTGCTGCGGACGTAG
- a CDS encoding SIS domain-containing protein: MSENKLAGQFFDAAIGLLQRVRDEEAGHITAAGALLADTVADGGRIFVFGAGHSSLPAQDVVYRAGGLALINLLAVPGVVGLDVMPATLGSALERVNGLAGAVLDTSPVQAGDVLIVISLSGRNPLPVEMAMNARALGVRVIGVTSLAYAEHTRSRHSSGTFLKDHCDLVIDSKIDIGDAELTADGIAAPFAPASTVVTSALMQAVVAAAAGELAARGIDPPMLRSGNVDGGHEWNGRLLREYGDRIFFRH; the protein is encoded by the coding sequence ATGAGCGAGAACAAGCTGGCCGGGCAGTTCTTCGACGCCGCGATCGGGCTGCTGCAGCGGGTGCGCGACGAGGAGGCCGGGCACATCACGGCCGCCGGGGCCCTGCTCGCCGACACCGTGGCGGACGGCGGCCGGATCTTCGTCTTCGGCGCCGGCCACTCCTCGCTCCCCGCCCAGGACGTCGTCTACCGCGCGGGCGGCCTGGCCCTGATCAACCTCCTCGCCGTCCCCGGCGTCGTCGGCCTCGACGTCATGCCGGCCACGCTCGGCAGCGCCCTGGAGCGGGTCAACGGCCTGGCGGGCGCGGTCCTGGACACCAGCCCCGTACAGGCCGGCGACGTCCTGATCGTCATCTCCCTCTCCGGGCGGAACCCCCTGCCCGTGGAGATGGCCATGAACGCCCGCGCGCTCGGCGTCCGCGTCATCGGCGTCACCTCGCTCGCCTACGCCGAGCACACCAGGTCCCGCCACTCCTCCGGCACGTTCCTGAAGGACCACTGCGACCTCGTCATCGACAGCAAGATCGACATCGGGGACGCGGAGCTCACGGCGGACGGCATCGCGGCCCCCTTCGCCCCCGCGTCGACGGTCGTCACCAGCGCCCTCATGCAGGCGGTCGTCGCGGCCGCAGCGGGTGAGCTGGCCGCCCGCGGCATCGACCCGCCGATGCTGCGCTCGGGCAACGTGGACGGCGGGCACGAGTGGAACGGGCGGCTGCTGCGCGAGTACGGGGACCGGATCTTCTTCCGTCACTAG
- a CDS encoding FAD-dependent monooxygenase: MSSPLSPRTASTPPSAPADVIVVGAGPTGLLLAGDLAAAGVRVTVVEKRARESNLTRAFAVHARTLEAFDARGIAEPLLATGPFLDTLRIFGRGRIDLSRLPSRFPGVLMTPQYETERVLEERALKAGAVLRRGAEVLGLRQDADGVEVDVRTEGDGAESGASETLRAAYVVGADGVRSAVRKALGMPFPGRSVLRSVMLADVRLETKPDGLPVFNSGRDGFAFLVSFGDGYYRAIAWRRGCELPSSAPVELDELKALTRAVFGTDFGMHDARWTSRFHSDERQVPRYREGRVFLAGDAAHVHSPAGGLGMNAGLQDAANLGWKLAAVLKGTAPDSLLDSYHDERHPVGKLVLRLSGTLVRSVLLASPVARGLRDAVALAAAAVPFATDRGALMISGIGIGYPAPPGSHPLTGHRAPDLPLAEHPGEPSRLYEALRAGTYVRVLPRGGGAPPHDKADVTTVTRADARPTTLLVRPDGYVAEAADHG; encoded by the coding sequence ATGTCCTCCCCGCTCTCCCCCCGGACCGCTTCCACCCCTCCCTCCGCCCCCGCCGACGTCATCGTCGTCGGCGCAGGTCCCACCGGGCTGCTGCTCGCCGGGGATCTGGCCGCCGCCGGTGTGCGGGTGACGGTGGTGGAGAAGAGGGCGCGGGAGTCCAATCTCACGCGGGCGTTCGCCGTTCACGCGCGCACGCTGGAGGCCTTCGACGCGCGGGGGATCGCCGAGCCGCTGCTGGCCACCGGGCCCTTCCTCGACACCCTCCGGATCTTCGGGCGCGGGCGGATCGACCTCTCCCGGCTGCCCAGCCGGTTCCCCGGTGTGCTGATGACGCCGCAGTACGAGACGGAGCGGGTGCTGGAGGAGCGTGCGCTGAAGGCCGGGGCCGTGCTGCGGCGCGGGGCCGAGGTGCTCGGGCTGCGGCAGGACGCCGACGGTGTCGAGGTGGACGTCCGTACCGAGGGCGACGGCGCGGAGAGCGGAGCCTCCGAGACGCTGCGTGCCGCCTACGTCGTCGGGGCCGACGGCGTCCGCAGCGCCGTGCGCAAGGCGCTCGGGATGCCCTTCCCCGGGCGGTCCGTGCTGCGGTCCGTCATGCTCGCCGACGTACGGCTGGAGACCAAGCCCGACGGGCTGCCCGTCTTCAACAGCGGCCGCGACGGCTTCGCCTTCCTCGTGTCCTTCGGCGACGGCTACTACCGGGCCATCGCCTGGCGGCGCGGCTGCGAGCTGCCCTCCAGTGCCCCCGTCGAGCTCGACGAGCTCAAGGCCCTCACCCGCGCCGTCTTCGGCACCGACTTCGGCATGCACGACGCGCGCTGGACCTCGCGCTTCCACAGCGACGAGCGGCAGGTGCCGCGCTACCGCGAGGGCCGTGTCTTCCTCGCCGGCGACGCCGCCCACGTCCACTCGCCCGCCGGCGGGCTCGGCATGAACGCCGGGCTCCAGGACGCCGCCAACCTCGGCTGGAAGCTCGCCGCCGTCCTCAAGGGCACGGCCCCCGACTCCCTGCTCGACAGCTACCACGACGAACGCCACCCCGTCGGCAAGCTGGTGCTGCGCCTGAGCGGCACCCTCGTGCGGTCCGTACTGCTCGCCTCGCCCGTCGCCCGCGGGCTGCGCGACGCCGTCGCCCTGGCCGCGGCAGCCGTGCCCTTCGCCACCGACCGGGGCGCGCTCATGATCTCCGGCATCGGCATCGGCTACCCCGCGCCGCCCGGCTCCCACCCGCTGACCGGGCACCGCGCCCCGGACCTGCCCCTCGCGGAGCACCCGGGCGAGCCCTCCCGCCTGTACGAGGCGCTGCGCGCCGGGACGTACGTCCGCGTCCTGCCGCGCGGCGGGGGCGCACCGCCCCACGACAAGGCGGACGTCACCACGGTCACCCGTGCCGACGCCCGCCCCACGACGCTCCTCGTCCGGCCCGACGGGTACGTGGCCGAGGCCGCCGACCACGGCTGA
- a CDS encoding SCO4402 family protein, with translation MQGSEKSSRRGRRSTTMDGMPLNDMPWWRWRAHVRSALHMLSDPDFQRERWLAGDAGFGDVTDAVYRLVEDTWLDNWSAEKYIGTIFRDSGEAALVDLAVLRVLRIMHQVGPDAPVSAYLEHHGWPEAVQAAREAHVRLALNDGDEPEVPPRPLDVLDRLTQAR, from the coding sequence ATGCAGGGTTCGGAGAAGTCTTCCCGCCGCGGCCGCCGCTCGACCACCATGGACGGCATGCCGCTCAATGACATGCCGTGGTGGCGCTGGCGTGCGCATGTGCGCTCGGCGCTGCACATGCTCTCGGACCCCGACTTCCAGCGCGAGCGCTGGCTCGCGGGCGACGCGGGATTCGGGGACGTGACCGACGCCGTCTACCGGCTGGTCGAGGACACCTGGCTGGACAACTGGTCGGCCGAGAAATACATCGGGACGATCTTCCGGGACTCGGGCGAGGCCGCGCTCGTCGACCTGGCCGTGCTGCGGGTCCTGCGGATCATGCACCAGGTCGGGCCCGACGCGCCCGTCTCGGCGTACCTGGAGCACCACGGCTGGCCCGAGGCCGTACAGGCCGCGCGGGAGGCGCACGTACGGCTGGCGCTGAACGACGGGGACGAGCCGGAGGTGCCGCCGCGCCCGCTGGACGTGCTGGACCGGCTCACACAGGCGCGCTGA
- a CDS encoding PAS domain-containing protein: MTAPHTSGPARPAAAPGSVEAADSDDSGLLAALLDGMDTALCAFDAEGTVTHWNREAERILGWTAAEAVGRQGLAGWAVRPADAAEVAARLDAAMAAPGRHVHEFALLTKDGGRVLVRTQLSALPGAGDRPAGVYCAFSEVHTQIDLERSIALSEALFGDASWGVVLVDADLRPALANAHAARALRTGRTALLGRPLGELLDQGVEEVEGALQHVLAAGAPPAPTDLWVTLRDQGGAPPERRCWRSGFLRLASPLAEEPVPLGVAWLFLDVTAARLTEQDSARLRFRASQLHRAGRAVAECEDPMEAASLYMDFALAGFADHALIDLLPEPCPAPEPPVRLVRATATPAGTPGPCPAMGRGGLPVPYPDGHPALQAVERCGSVRAASDCTETWATARKWPEGTVHALATVLRSRGRTLGVVTFLRGPSRRPFDRSDATYAEDIACRVAASIDLAGPTP; encoded by the coding sequence GTGACCGCACCACACACGTCCGGCCCGGCCCGCCCGGCCGCCGCGCCCGGTTCGGTGGAAGCCGCCGACAGCGACGACTCCGGCCTCCTCGCGGCGCTGCTCGACGGCATGGACACCGCGCTGTGCGCCTTCGACGCCGAGGGCACGGTCACCCACTGGAACCGCGAGGCCGAACGGATACTGGGCTGGACGGCGGCCGAGGCCGTCGGGCGGCAGGGGCTGGCCGGCTGGGCGGTGCGGCCCGCCGACGCCGCGGAGGTCGCGGCCCGGCTGGACGCGGCCATGGCGGCGCCCGGCCGCCACGTGCACGAGTTCGCGCTGCTCACCAAGGACGGCGGGCGGGTGCTGGTGCGCACCCAGCTGTCGGCCCTGCCCGGCGCGGGCGACCGGCCCGCCGGGGTCTACTGCGCGTTCAGCGAGGTGCACACGCAGATCGACCTGGAGCGCTCCATCGCGCTCAGCGAGGCCCTCTTCGGGGACGCGTCCTGGGGCGTCGTGCTCGTCGACGCCGACCTGCGCCCGGCCCTCGCCAACGCCCACGCCGCGCGCGCCCTGCGCACCGGCCGCACCGCCCTCCTCGGCCGGCCGCTCGGCGAGCTGCTGGACCAGGGGGTGGAGGAGGTCGAAGGCGCCCTCCAGCACGTCCTCGCGGCGGGCGCCCCGCCCGCTCCCACCGACCTTTGGGTGACCCTGCGCGACCAGGGCGGCGCCCCGCCCGAGCGCCGCTGCTGGCGCAGCGGCTTCCTGCGGCTGGCGTCGCCGCTCGCCGAGGAGCCGGTGCCGCTGGGGGTCGCCTGGCTGTTCCTGGACGTCACGGCCGCCCGGCTCACCGAGCAGGACAGCGCCCGGCTGCGCTTCCGCGCCAGCCAGCTGCACCGGGCCGGCCGGGCCGTCGCCGAGTGCGAGGACCCCATGGAAGCGGCCTCCCTCTACATGGACTTCGCCCTCGCGGGCTTCGCCGACCACGCCCTGATCGACCTGCTCCCCGAGCCGTGCCCGGCCCCCGAGCCCCCGGTCCGGCTGGTCAGAGCCACCGCCACGCCGGCCGGCACCCCGGGGCCCTGCCCGGCGATGGGCCGCGGCGGCCTGCCGGTGCCGTATCCGGACGGCCACCCCGCCCTGCAGGCGGTCGAGCGCTGCGGCTCCGTCCGCGCCGCCTCGGACTGCACCGAGACCTGGGCCACCGCGCGCAAGTGGCCCGAGGGCACCGTGCACGCCCTCGCCACGGTGCTGCGCAGCCGCGGGCGGACGCTCGGTGTGGTGACGTTCCTGCGCGGGCCGTCGCGCCGTCCCTTCGACCGCTCGGACGCGACGTACGCGGAGGACATCGCGTGCAGGGTGGCGGCGTCGATCGACTTGGCAGGACCGACGCCTTGA
- a CDS encoding STAS domain-containing protein yields the protein MTLKVKDAERGDWAVLRVSGEMDLVTSPVVRQRVHDAVADGRRSLVLDLAEVRFCDSSGVGVLIAARRLMRSCQGRLRLILPPQGGAADGSHVNRVLGALGVRRLFEIYPDLATATHEGRDSGDPLPAQSA from the coding sequence GTGACGTTGAAGGTGAAGGACGCCGAGCGGGGGGACTGGGCCGTCCTCCGGGTCTCCGGCGAGATGGACCTGGTGACGTCGCCGGTGGTCCGGCAACGCGTGCACGACGCGGTCGCCGACGGACGGCGCAGCCTCGTGCTCGACCTGGCCGAGGTGCGCTTCTGCGACTCCAGCGGCGTCGGCGTGCTGATCGCCGCCCGCCGCCTGATGCGCTCCTGTCAGGGGCGCCTGAGACTCATCCTGCCCCCGCAGGGCGGCGCGGCGGACGGCTCCCACGTCAACAGGGTGCTCGGCGCACTCGGGGTGCGCCGTCTCTTCGAGATCTATCCGGACCTGGCCACGGCCACCCACGAGGGCCGCGACAGCGGCGACCCCCTCCCCGCGCAGTCCGCCTAG
- a CDS encoding histidine kinase has translation MTAPAGLRPGFRLPSRARVAVLLVVPVLIAALDAVLVNGPGLGLDLGVSLLAAVALLWRRRFPLTVFAVTLPGIYIGYIWFAPMIALYTVATLRPDRRLLVGAAALLAVAHFLPYPISELSFDDRREVALQLVDACVTAATPVALGLLTRTRRELASRLDELTRSRAREDRLLADQVLATERARLAREMHDVVAHQVSLISLQAGAVQISTGDDQAREGARRIRELSVRTLEELRHMVGILRAAGADTEELTPQPRLADLPRLIELSALDVAYENTCDARTARSEAVERAAFRTVQEALTNARKHAPGAHVRVRLAEDAAETLLVEIRNGPPDAAVPAPGLPGGGHGLVGLRERAQSLGGTLEAHTTREGGFVVRAGFPREG, from the coding sequence GTGACCGCCCCCGCCGGACTCCGGCCCGGCTTCCGGCTCCCCTCGCGGGCGCGTGTCGCCGTGCTGCTGGTGGTGCCCGTGCTGATCGCCGCCCTGGACGCGGTGCTGGTCAACGGGCCCGGGCTCGGCCTGGACCTCGGGGTGTCGCTGCTGGCCGCGGTCGCGCTGCTGTGGCGCAGGCGCTTCCCGCTCACCGTCTTCGCGGTGACGCTGCCGGGCATCTACATCGGCTACATCTGGTTCGCCCCGATGATCGCGCTGTACACGGTGGCGACGCTGCGCCCGGACCGGCGGCTGCTCGTCGGGGCCGCGGCGCTGCTGGCCGTCGCGCACTTCCTGCCGTACCCGATCTCGGAGCTGTCCTTCGACGACCGGCGCGAGGTCGCCCTGCAGCTCGTCGACGCGTGCGTCACCGCCGCCACGCCCGTCGCGCTCGGCCTGCTCACCCGCACCCGGCGCGAGCTCGCCTCCCGGCTGGACGAGCTGACGCGCAGCCGGGCGCGCGAGGACCGGCTGCTCGCCGACCAGGTCCTGGCCACCGAGCGCGCCCGGCTGGCCCGCGAGATGCACGACGTCGTCGCCCACCAGGTCAGCCTGATCAGCCTGCAGGCCGGCGCCGTGCAGATCAGCACGGGGGACGACCAGGCGCGCGAGGGGGCCCGCAGGATCCGCGAGCTGTCCGTGCGCACGCTCGAGGAGCTGCGGCACATGGTCGGCATCCTGCGCGCCGCCGGAGCCGACACCGAAGAACTCACCCCGCAGCCGCGCCTCGCGGACCTGCCACGGCTGATCGAGCTGAGCGCGCTCGACGTGGCGTACGAGAACACGTGCGATGCCCGGACCGCACGCTCCGAGGCAGTCGAACGGGCGGCGTTCCGTACGGTGCAGGAAGCGCTGACCAACGCCCGTAAGCACGCACCGGGCGCACACGTACGGGTCCGGCTGGCGGAGGACGCTGCGGAGACGCTGCTGGTGGAGATCCGCAACGGGCCGCCGGACGCGGCCGTACCGGCGCCCGGGCTGCCCGGCGGCGGGCACGGCCTGGTGGGGCTGCGCGAGCGGGCGCAGAGCCTGGGCGGAACGCTGGAGGCGCATACGACGCGGGAGGGCGGCTTCGTCGTGCGGGCCGGATTCCCGCGGGAGGGGTAG
- the purU gene encoding formyltetrahydrofolate deformylase, which translates to MNASQSPAAEGAPAQPEQYVLTLSCPDKQGIVHAVSSYLFMTGCNIEDSQQFGDRDTGLFFMRVHFGAEAPVTLEKLRASFAAIGDSFHMDWQIHRADEKMRIVLMVSKFGHCLNDLLFRSRIGALPVEIAAVVSNHTDFAELVGSYGVPFHHIPVTKDNKPEAEAKLLELVQAENVELVVLARYMQVLSDDLCKVLSGKIINIHHSFLPSFKGARPYHQAHARGVKLIGATAHYVTADLDEGPIIEQEVERVGHEVTPDQLVAIGRDVECQALARAVKWHSEHRVLLNGRRTVVFA; encoded by the coding sequence ATGAACGCCTCCCAGTCCCCTGCCGCCGAAGGGGCCCCAGCGCAGCCCGAGCAGTACGTCCTCACCCTCTCCTGCCCCGACAAGCAGGGCATCGTCCACGCGGTGTCCAGCTATCTCTTCATGACCGGGTGCAACATCGAGGACAGCCAGCAGTTCGGTGACCGCGACACCGGGCTCTTCTTCATGCGCGTCCACTTCGGCGCGGAGGCGCCCGTCACCCTGGAGAAGCTGCGGGCCAGCTTCGCCGCCATCGGGGACTCGTTCCACATGGACTGGCAGATCCACCGGGCGGACGAGAAGATGCGCATCGTCCTGATGGTGTCCAAGTTCGGCCACTGCCTGAACGACCTGCTCTTCCGCTCCCGGATCGGCGCCCTGCCGGTGGAGATCGCCGCCGTGGTCTCCAACCACACCGACTTCGCCGAGCTCGTCGGCTCCTACGGCGTCCCCTTCCACCACATTCCGGTCACGAAGGACAACAAGCCGGAGGCGGAGGCGAAGCTCCTGGAGCTCGTCCAGGCGGAGAACGTCGAGCTGGTCGTCCTCGCCCGCTACATGCAGGTGCTCTCCGACGACCTCTGCAAGGTCCTCTCCGGCAAGATCATCAACATTCACCACTCCTTCCTGCCGAGCTTCAAGGGCGCGAGGCCGTACCACCAGGCGCACGCGCGCGGCGTGAAGCTGATCGGTGCCACCGCGCACTACGTGACCGCGGACCTCGACGAGGGCCCGATCATCGAGCAGGAGGTCGAGCGCGTCGGCCACGAGGTCACCCCGGATCAGCTCGTCGCCATCGGCCGCGACGTCGAGTGCCAGGCGCTCGCCCGCGCGGTGAAGTGGCACAGCGAGCACCGGGTGCTCCTGAACGGGCGGCGGACGGTCGTCTTCGCGTAG
- a CDS encoding bifunctional DNA primase/polymerase — translation MGVEETIAVGAPHIPQQRSEQLLDAAVRYAEERHWDVFGGTWLQVEEGREHCSCGDPGCPAPGAHPDRPDWATQATGSAVAVRRMWQKQPAASVLLPTGRTFDALDVPETAGCLALARMERMDIQLGPVMCTPFRRMQFFVLPGGALKVADLARKLGWHPTSLDLIARGEGDYVVAPPTRIGTRGSVQWARQPTAANRWLPDAEELVSALAYACGRDAADARRR, via the coding sequence ATGGGCGTGGAAGAGACCATCGCAGTAGGAGCCCCGCACATCCCCCAACAGCGCAGCGAGCAACTGCTGGACGCCGCTGTGAGGTATGCGGAGGAGCGGCACTGGGACGTATTCGGCGGCACGTGGCTGCAGGTGGAGGAGGGGCGGGAGCACTGCTCGTGCGGTGATCCCGGCTGCCCCGCCCCCGGTGCGCACCCGGACCGCCCGGACTGGGCGACCCAGGCCACCGGCAGCGCGGTCGCCGTCCGCCGCATGTGGCAGAAGCAGCCCGCCGCTTCGGTCCTGCTGCCGACGGGCCGCACGTTCGACGCGCTGGACGTCCCGGAGACCGCGGGCTGCCTGGCGCTGGCCCGGATGGAGCGGATGGACATCCAGCTGGGGCCGGTCATGTGCACGCCGTTCCGCCGGATGCAGTTCTTCGTCCTGCCCGGCGGCGCGCTGAAGGTCGCGGACCTCGCCCGGAAGCTGGGCTGGCACCCCACGTCCCTGGACCTCATCGCCCGCGGCGAGGGCGACTACGTGGTCGCGCCGCCCACCCGCATCGGCACGCGCGGTTCGGTGCAGTGGGCGCGCCAGCCCACGGCCGCCAACCGCTGGCTGCCGGACGCGGAGGAGCTGGTGAGCGCCCTGGCGTACGCGTGCGGGCGGGATGCGGCGGACGCCCGCCGCAGGTGA
- a CDS encoding sigma-70 family RNA polymerase sigma factor, with translation MATDASAATAAAPPRWDRKMQQRLAHGEAAALGELYDRFASLVHTLAHRVLGDEAGADRVTREVFGHVWEHPGEFDPREGSLRSWIAGLTHRQAVERLRQSQSDGAATPDEIEEKVRAASAAARADYIVTSMPAPLRAALDLAYLRRLDYRRAAAHLGVTEDEARRRLRLGLQLLSTAHPGPRAVAPPARGGTL, from the coding sequence ATGGCGACCGACGCATCAGCAGCAACAGCAGCAGCACCACCCCGGTGGGACCGCAAGATGCAGCAGCGGCTCGCGCACGGCGAGGCCGCCGCCCTCGGCGAGCTCTACGACCGCTTCGCCTCCCTCGTGCACACCCTCGCCCACCGCGTCCTCGGGGACGAGGCCGGCGCCGACCGCGTCACGCGCGAGGTCTTCGGCCATGTCTGGGAGCACCCCGGCGAGTTCGACCCCCGCGAGGGCTCGCTGCGCTCCTGGATCGCCGGGCTCACCCACCGTCAGGCCGTCGAGCGGCTGCGGCAGTCGCAGAGCGACGGCGCGGCCACGCCCGACGAGATCGAGGAGAAGGTCCGCGCGGCGTCCGCCGCCGCCCGCGCCGACTACATCGTCACCTCCATGCCGGCCCCGCTGCGCGCCGCCCTCGACCTCGCCTACCTGCGCCGTCTCGACTACCGCCGGGCCGCCGCCCACCTCGGCGTCACCGAGGACGAGGCGCGCCGCCGGCTGCGCCTGGGCCTGCAGCTGCTCTCCACCGCGCACCCCGGGCCGCGCGCCGTCGCGCCGCCCGCGCGCGGAGGGACGCTGTGA